CAAAGTTATCTCATTTTGGTAAATGCAACTATCGTAGTCTTGTTTGGCCACCTCAGTTTCTCTTTGGAAGAGCTTTTACTCAGTTCAAGTTTGTGCCGCTCTTAGCCGGCAAAAGGTCAGACATCATTCTATTTCAAAAGCTAAAGGCCGGACACCATGATTACCAAAATAAGTATTTTGCATGTATATGACCTCTTATATAACCTATAAACCAGTTCAAATGATTGCCAGTTGGCATGGGGGCAGATATATCCAAGTCTATgcaaataacattaaaaacttacaacAATCAAAAAGTTACTAGTAATTACCATATGAAAGGTCAAAATATATGCAACAGCAAAAATTAAAAGTCCTATGCACACACAAATAGAACTTAAAAAGTATGATATATGCAAtaactttaaattaaaattttcaagatTTACAAACTAGCATCAAAAAGTATGTATATCTAAAGGAGTTGATTACCATAGATATCTGAAACAAGAACAACAGCACTTTTCATATCAGAGTTGCCGGTAACATAGGTATTAAGAGATGCAATCTGCAAAACCTCGCCAAATTCACCGCCGGTTGAGGCTGCCGGAGGGTTTTCACAGCACTGTGGGCCAGACATTCTCAATAATACAGTAGCTTTTGGAACTGGGGTTTGGTCAACTCCTCAAATAGGAAATGATTGGGCGGTTGGTAATAGGTTAATGTGACGGACAAGGTTTTGACTCGGTTCGATACGATACGGGTATCAAACTCATACGTTACggtttgttaaaaaataattttaatttttctataaaTACTCTTTAATACAGTaaattaattactaaaaaatgtttaatctgtatttaaaatatacatatgatgataaaatcatataaaaaatttgatatatttaataaatatgataatatcatcaatatatgtatgtttttaagCATACATTCATATTTTTGCTATATATTCTTTAACTTTATGTCTCTTATAATATAAAACACGATATGATTCAcgatttaaaaaatcataaaacgAGTCCATACACGATACACAATTCGACAACTACGGTTACACTAGCTGAGCCACTTTGGTCAAAATATGAATTTAGGCGCCAtccaaaacaaatatattcaaCTTTTTATCAACAACATCATATTAGCATTAACTCCCTGGACTCACtactattttactttttatgccatgtgaatatgtgattcATTCTGAtgtgttttaaattttcattccCATTATCATTCTCATTCAGGGCCAGAAGTTGGACTCCCTACTTTTCACTAAAGTTTTAAGACATGTGGTATGATAGGCACAACTCAAGTAGGACTACCCATTACTTTGGTCTGGCCCAATAGTACGTTGTTCATTCTAACATGGCCCCCACAAACAATTTTTAAGCTcgaatcaaatatataaacagtTTTGTAATCAGGCTAACTAGTCAATGAAGTCAAGAAATGAGAAATAATCTTCAAACACCCATTATTAGTTGTAATGGAGCTTCTCAACCAGAAGCGCCTCCATCTCTCTTTTGTTTCATAATTTAGGTTTTACAAGGCTGAACGGGTTGTCTGAAGACACCTATCAAACCAATCCACAAGATCCTCATGAGCCTCTTCTGCACATTTCACTGCAGCCATATCTTCATCTTTATATCGAATTGTCCAGCCATGTGCTACGCCAAGGTATACCTTCACAAAGTGATCAACCTGCATACAGCATACCCATAAACCAGCCCATGTAAAGTTATACACAAAATGTGTTTCTAATTGACTCCTTGTTCTTACAATCATGGACttataacttatattttgtaACATAAAAGCATAATCAGCAAGTGCACACAACCGTACCTCAGGTTTGGCTTGCAATGTAGCCTCAAACTGTTTGATAAGTTCTGGTGGAGATATCTTGTCGTATTCAGCCCCTAGTACTGCCACTGGAACCTTAACTCCTAAAAGCATCATTGCCATTTTTAAAGCCTCAATCAAACAAAGACTAAAATTGCCAAATAAATTTCTGATCCGAAAAGTTTGAACTTAAAAGGAACAAATACAAAGAAAGCCCATATTGCAGTTTTTAAGCCAATTAATTGAATAACTTGGTGCAAACTAATATGTTTTATCCCATTACaacaaataattaaacaaaCGGTGCCAAGAATTTGCGATAAAGAAATTAAACTTTTGATGATAGATGCACAATTTCACTATCCATAAGTAGATTAAGAACTCTTTTCAAAGAacaaatagataaaaataaatatcgtTGAACGGGAAACATACCTTTGATATCATCTAAATTGACAAATGTAGGATGCAAGAGGGAAGCAGCTTGTATATAAGCATCCTTTGCTAGCTCTACAACCACCTTggctattaaaaaaatagattaattCTAATCAGCCATGTAACTGAAGTAAACAACATTATATATCACACAATTTAAAAGTTACTAAAAGTCTTCAAAATCTAGTCTTACCACCCCAACAGAAACCTGCAGCCCCTATTTTTGATATACCTTTCCCTCGGAGAGCCTTAATAACTGGTTTAGCAAATTCAACTGCTTGTTtctatagaaagaaagaaaataagaactGCCATTTAGGCCTTTAGGGACCAAAATCAAGCAGCATCTTCTATATAAGTATCAAACTAGCCCAGTTTATGCTGAGTGGTGACTTGCTACACATTTTTTGTATACCAGCTTTACATGTCCATTGTATTACCATTCTAGTCCATTGTCTAATAAAGTTTAACGCATAAATAACTTGTTTCATTGAAACTCAGATATATATTCCACCTCAAGTTAAGAATATTTGACCGTAAAGGTCATAACCTACATCTTTATTTGAATATGAACGTGATGACAATAAAACGCAACTGGTCATAAGACATGATATAAAAATAGAACTAACCGGTGCATGATATTTTATCCAATCTTGTAGCTGATTTTTACGAATGAAGGGGTCACCGTGAAACAAATCAGGAACAACTACATAATATCCAGCATGTGCAACTTTGTCTGCAAGTTTCCTGCAGCAGCAATGTTACAAATTATACACCAAAACTTTATAGGCTAAATGCAAACTGCATCTATCCTGTAAGGACAACTTGTTCTTGCTACAAAGCATACCTTAATTTTGGAGCTCCATAACCTGACAAAAATTACCAATAAAGTTAGAGCAAGCTGATGAGCTAatgatcatatattcatatatagtCTAGCAGTTAATACTTTTACCAATGTTAGCATCTGTATACATGTGTCATACCgcatagttaaaaaaaatactaaattacatttttatcaGTTAGAATAAATAGCCACTTGCTTTTCCATTTATCCTTTATAAATTATCAAACTATTACTTAACCAAGGtaaataatatttgatgaataaCTGAAAAATTACATGTGTATTATAGAAAACAATCCAAAAGATTATATATCAAAAGGTaccaatcaaaaattgaaaagagaagatttatttgatatggGTTAGGAGGTAGTAAGTAAAAGTCAATGCGCGTCCGAACCCAAACAGCAAGGGTCAGCGCCCCACCCTTTGCGGGGTCCTAGTGGGCAGCGCCCGAAACCTCAAGAAAACTTACTTGGTCAAAAACAAGTACACAAACAATACAAATAATACTAAAACAGAACTTGTGATAACCCAAACTATAAAAGGTCAGATTATTGTTGCTGGAAATTGATCACACGAAACGTGTTGATATCCGGTCATTGAAAATCATACCAGCATTAATCAACAAGAAAGAAGTCCGATTACTTATACAAGATAAATGAAACCGGTAAGTAAAAAATGGTATGCTGTTGTACTAAACTGGTACTAGAatactttgaataaaaaattacatatatgatTATCTATGTTTGTACTAATCAAGTGAAGaacaacacatatatgaaattaaaaaaaaaaggtgagtGATGGATACCATAAACATCAGAAACAAGGATCACAGCGATTTTGGAGTCAGGATCCCCAGAAATGTAACAAGTGAGTGATGCCATCTGCAGAACATTCCCGGATTCACTGGGTGCAGCAGGATCATGATCAGGTACAGGAGGGTTGTTGCAGCACTCTGGACCTGACATACCCTGGATGAGGAGTAGCCTTTGGAGTAAAAGTTGGGGTCAACACTGTCAACCCcattttatcttattttcaaatgagttcttttaaattttttttattaaagctAAATATAGAATAAAGTGATTATGGGTTGTTATGTACCAAACTTGGGTTGGGTGAAAAACATGtaacatactaatattttaatattttgaataaatgtttgaccccatgatttttatggtttaaaaaaagtatgtgagagatttttcacccaacttaaatgTCTAATAGCCTCATATTCTTTTCCCAAacgtttttttataattttcataaaCAAAACGTTAATCCAAACACACAAAAATACTTTATAAGCTATGTAACATAAACAGTAAAATTATCATATTGAATTGAAAAATTAGGTCAAACATTTTTTAACGTGGTAATTAGTAttttatccataaaaaaaattattgtgaTCAGATTTAAATTAGATTTTTGAGTTTCAATCAAcacataaaaaataatgattgtGGGTGACAATCAGCTTCGCCAAACACTGGCTTTGCATTGCACAACCCGCAATTATACAAAAATTATGTTTGTTAGTATATGTTGTTGAAATATctataaagataaaaagaattaaaaaggttataaaaagaattgaaaacttttaaaaaataaaaaggttaagTATGACAGTATGTATAAATATACCATATGATTTAGGTATCAATTATTTTCTTAATAATCAATGTATAACAATTTGTAAATACGAGCATGGTAATcacgcaatgcggcgacagTAACAGTGATGGTGGTTTAGTGATGTTGGTGACGGGTAGTGATGACATCGACAACTGGTGTTGAGTGATGTAAGTTGATGCAAAGataatagtgaaaatatttaataagataaggacttagaatgtaaattagcaagataaaggtttagagtgtaattTGATTCATTAAgagcaaatttggtaatttctAATAACCATTTTCCAtaggggtgtttattaaggtcAATTTCGTACTttcgtatgtaact
The sequence above is drawn from the Erigeron canadensis isolate Cc75 chromosome 4, C_canadensis_v1, whole genome shotgun sequence genome and encodes:
- the LOC122596298 gene encoding endo-1,3;1,4-beta-D-glucanase-like → MSGPECCNNPPVPDHDPAAPSESGNVLQMASLTCYISGDPDSKIAVILVSDVYGYGAPKLRKLADKVAHAGYYVVVPDLFHGDPFIRKNQLQDWIKYHAPKQAVEFAKPVIKALRGKGISKIGAAGFCWGAKVVVELAKDAYIQAASLLHPTFVNLDDIKGVKVPVAVLGAEYDKISPPELIKQFEATLQAKPEVDHFVKVYLGVAHGWTIRYKDEDMAAVKCAEEAHEDLVDWFDRCLQTTRSAL